Below is a window of Longimicrobium terrae DNA.
ATCACGATCCCGCCAGCCACATCCGCGGCAAAGACGGGGACAAAAGCCGCCACGTCCGTCACCACGCGCCCGCCGTCCGGGCCGACCGCCAGCGCCGCGAATCCGCTGTCGATCCGGTCGAACCATGGCGTCTCCCCGTCGCGCAGCATGGCGTGAACAGCCTCGCGCCGCTCGCCCATCCGCGAGCGCGCGGCGGGCTCCGCGCCCGTCCGCACGACCGGATCACCGATCAGCACGCTGACCCACCCATCCGCCTCCAGCAGAACGCGCGGTGGATCGTGGGAGCCGCGAAGGACGGCGAGCGAGCCCCACGGCCCGTGCCGCTCCACGACGTTTTCCGCCACGGGCGACAGGTAACGGCGCAGCGCTGCCTCAAGTTCGCCCGCGGCGCGCGGCTGGCTGCAAAAGAGAAAATCGCTCACGGCGCGCGCGCCTCGCGGGCCACGTCCGCCGCGCGTTCGGACAGATACGCGAGCTGCATGGCGATGAATCGCTCCATCGGGTCCCACGCGCGGACGGTCGCCTGCGCGGCGTCCCCCTCGACGGCCAGAACGCCGCCGAGCGCCGAGCGTGGCAGGTTGTGGCGCGCCTCCAGATCCGCCATGGGCGCGGCGTACTCCGGCTCCGACCAGCGCGGCCACGGGCCCTGGTTCATCCCTTTGCCGCCTGAGCGCAGACCGTTGATGGCGCGCGTGGCCCGCAGCCCCGCGCCGAGCAGCAGGTTCGCCGTCCGCCCGAAGTACGGAAAGCGTGAACGTGCGTGCGGCACGTTCCACGACCGGCGCAGCAGCGGGCGGATGGCGGGATGGAACAGGCCGCGGTCGCGCTTCCACCCCTGCGGCACGCCCGCGGCGATGTCGAGCACGGCCGCGCTGTGAAACGGCTCGTAGATGTGGAACAGGCGGCGGTTTCCGTGCACGTTCGCCCCGGTGGACCGCATCGAAAACGGCCACAGGCGGTACCACTCGCCGCCCGACCCCGGGCGGATGGCCGTCACGCGATCCACGTGCGCCTGGTGGCGGATGCGGACCTGCTCCAGCAGTTCCGGACGGATGCCCGCGACCGGGCGCAGGCGGATGGCCGTCTTTCGCGCGTGCTCCGCCTTCAGCAGCGAATCCGAGGAATATCCGCCCAGAACGCGGGGGAGCGAGGCGAGGCCGAGGGAGGTGTGGAAGCCGTAGCCGTGCACATCCACCCACACCTGGTGGCTGCCGACCATGGCGGAAACCGTCTCCATCGCACCCAAGTAGTGCTCGCGCGGGCGGCGGCCCCACGTGAGCGTGGCGCCATACGCGTTTGCCGCCATACGCGCCACCTGCACCTCGCGGTTGTCCGCGTCCGCGTAGATGAAGGCGGACACACGCACGCCCGCCGGAACCGCGCCCAGCACCGCGCGCGAGTCCTCGCCCGCGCTCAGCAGCAGGCCCACGTGCTCCAGCCCCGCGCACGCGATCGCCACCTCGGCCAGCAGCGCCTCGCGCAGCGCCTCCGACGCCTCGCGGACGTTGGCGAAGGCGGTGCGCTCCACCGGTTGCCAGTACGTCTCATCTTTATCCGCCACGCTGTTGACCGCCGTGCCCGGCCCAAAGCGGCGTGCGGTCCCCGGCGGCATCTGTGTGACGCCGTGAAAGAGCGTGTGGGGGAAAGCGATGCAGCGCGTGGTCAGCAGGTCCGCGGCAGAGACGGGATCAACCTCCGTGCGCCCCGACGCCGTGGCGACCGCGTCCGCGTGCGTCCCCATCACCCGCGCGCCGAGCTCGTCCGTGGCGGCAAAGACCGGGATGAACGACATGCGATCCGTTACGATCATGCCGCCACCGGTCCGCGTATCGATCCCGATCGCGGCGAACTGGCCGTCAAGCCGCGCGCCCCAGTCCGGCTTGGGATCGGCGGAGAGCAGTTGATGAACGGAATCGCGCAGCGGACCGGGAGCCACGACGCCCGGCGCCATCCCCGGCGCACGCACGACGGGTTCGCCGGCGAGCACGGTGATCCATCCATCCCGTTCGATGACCGCATCGCGTCCCGGCCACGGCGTCGCGACGGCGAGCGCGCCCCAGTTGCCGCGTAGCTCCGTAACAGTCGCCACCGCGCCAAGATACGCCTCCAGCACCGTCCGCAGCGCGCCGGGTGCGGGCGCGGGTGACGCAAAGAGAAAGTCCGTCATCCGCCGTTCTTGGCGCCAAAGAGGACGCGCTCGTACTCGGGGCCCATCTGCTCCAGCGTGAACCAGTGCTCGATACGCCAGCGGCCTTCCGCGCCGCGCGTGGCGGGTTCCGGATCGCCGGACTTCATCGCGGCGACCAGTTCCGCCAGCGTGGCGGCAAGTGCGTCCGCCGTGCCGCCGGGGACGATCCACCCCGCGGGCGGACGGCCCTCCAGCGGCGCCAGGCAGTCGTGCGCGCCATGGACGTCGAACGCGACGACGGGGAGTGAGGCCGCCATCGCCTCCAGAATCACGTTCGCCATTCCGTCCGCGCGGCTGGGGAGCACGAACGCGTCCGCCGCCGTCATCAGCGCGCCCACGTCCCGGCGCTGGCCGAGAAGGTGAACCCGCGATCCGATTCCCGCCGCATCCGCGCGCGCACGCAACTCGTCGCGCAACGGACCGTCACCGGCGAGGGCCAGGTGCACGCCGGGGCCGAGGCGCGCAAACGCATCCACCAGCAGGTCATAGCCCTTGCGCTTCTCCAGCGCGCCGACGGACAAGATGACGCGCTCGCCCGGCGCCGCCCCGATCTCCGCGCGCAAACCGCCGGGCGCGACGCGTTCGGTTTCCGTCGCGTTGCGCACGGTGTACATCCGGTCCGCCAGCGCAGGGACGAGCGCGGCGAAGTAGTCGCGCAGCCCCGTGGCGTTGGCGATCACGCCGTGAATCCACCGGAACGCAGTGCGGTACTTCCACGCGCCGGGCCCGCTCTCCGGAATCGGTTGCGGCAGGCCGACGCGCAGGATCACACGCTTTACGCCAGCGATGCGCGCGGCTGATGCGGCGGCGGGAAAGCGCTTCCACGAGGCGAGCAGCAGGGCGTCCGGCTTCTCCCTGCGCAGCCATGCAGCGAACCGAAGCTGGTGCCACAGGTCGCCGTCGCCGCGCGGGCGGTGCGGCGTGGTGCGCGCGCCGAGGTCGCGAAAGGCTTGGCCCACCTCCGTCGTGTCGCGGCAGGCCACGGCGACATCGTGGCCCTGGCTCAGCATCCAGCGGGTGATGAGCAGAAGCTGCCGCTCGTTGCCGCGGATGACGGGCCCGTCCACGTGGATCACCAGCTTCATCCCGCCCTCCCGCTTGCCGCCAGCACCGACTCCCATTCGTCCAGCATCCGCTCGAACCCGAACCGCTCGCGCGCACGGCGGGCCGCCGCCTCCGCCATCCGCGCCCGCCGATCGGAATCCGCCACGACGGATGCGAGCGCCGACGCGATCTCCGCGTCTTCCCACCCCGTCACCACGCCGGGCGCGGTACCGTCCGCGAACGGCTCCAGCGCCTCGCGTGCGCCGCTCACCGGCGTGCTGACCACGGGCACGCCCGCGGCTAGCGCTTCCAGCATGGCAAAGGAAAGCATTTCCTTGTCCGAGGTTACCACGAAAACATCCAGCGCGGAGAGCACGTCGCCCACGTCGCCGCGGTGGCCGATCAGGTGCAGACGGTTTCGGACACCGAGCGCTGTCGCCTCCGCCTCGATCTCCGCACGCAACGTCCCCTCCCCCGCGATGAT
It encodes the following:
- a CDS encoding glycosyltransferase is translated as MKLVIHVDGPVIRGNERQLLLITRWMLSQGHDVAVACRDTTEVGQAFRDLGARTTPHRPRGDGDLWHQLRFAAWLRREKPDALLLASWKRFPAAASAARIAGVKRVILRVGLPQPIPESGPGAWKYRTAFRWIHGVIANATGLRDYFAALVPALADRMYTVRNATETERVAPGGLRAEIGAAPGERVILSVGALEKRKGYDLLVDAFARLGPGVHLALAGDGPLRDELRARADAAGIGSRVHLLGQRRDVGALMTAADAFVLPSRADGMANVILEAMAASLPVVAFDVHGAHDCLAPLEGRPPAGWIVPGGTADALAATLAELVAAMKSGDPEPATRGAEGRWRIEHWFTLEQMGPEYERVLFGAKNGG